A genomic stretch from Acidobacteriota bacterium includes:
- a CDS encoding glutamate synthase-related protein, with protein MNNIEIRYCPSTFRNEISKFRVSLSDECFHCGLCVEICPYGVFERVDGLNFISTPRSFNCVGPDCKKKPFYCIKKCPVEAINIELDPQWKTLGDFRWTPDLIITTWQQAETGEIPNGNFEYKFGASEGGFDKFDFINNNHSSIIWEEVDKINTSISLNRRSEGNSISIPIPWYGAGMSFGSISLPTMLARAMAAKAWETFTSTGEGGYPDELIPYMDHVITQIATGLFGVREETIKRARILEFKYAQGAKPGLGGHLLGDKNTPAVAKMREAVPWTSLFSPFPFHSVYSVEDHKKHIDWVKQINPEALISVKVSTPSDVDMVAVGSYYAGANIIHLDGGYGGTGAAPEIAKKNIAMPIEYAITKVHKFLLGEGVRDEIVLMASGGIRNAYDIAKAIALGADGAIIGTAELVVLGCVRCGNCESGRGCPRGIATTDPELDKQISPSWGAQRIINLYAVWQKQLKLILYQLGLKDINELRGRTDFLRYADEK; from the coding sequence ATGAATAATATTGAGATAAGGTACTGTCCATCAACTTTCCGCAATGAAATTAGTAAATTTCGAGTTTCTTTGAGTGATGAGTGTTTTCATTGTGGACTATGTGTTGAGATATGTCCTTATGGTGTGTTTGAAAGAGTGGATGGTTTAAATTTTATTTCAACTCCAAGGTCTTTTAATTGCGTCGGTCCAGATTGTAAGAAAAAACCATTTTATTGCATTAAAAAATGTCCTGTGGAGGCGATAAACATTGAATTAGACCCTCAATGGAAAACTCTCGGAGATTTTCGATGGACCCCTGATTTAATAATTACTACATGGCAGCAAGCAGAAACAGGAGAAATACCCAACGGGAATTTTGAATATAAATTTGGTGCATCTGAAGGAGGCTTTGACAAATTTGATTTTATTAATAATAACCACAGCTCAATAATCTGGGAAGAGGTTGATAAAATAAATACATCAATCAGTTTAAATCGGCGTTCAGAAGGCAATAGCATAAGCATTCCAATTCCCTGGTATGGCGCAGGCATGTCATTCGGTTCAATAAGTCTTCCAACAATGTTAGCCCGAGCAATGGCAGCAAAAGCCTGGGAAACTTTTACATCGACTGGAGAAGGAGGATATCCTGATGAACTCATACCTTACATGGACCATGTCATTACCCAGATAGCAACTGGATTGTTTGGGGTGAGAGAAGAAACTATAAAAAGAGCACGAATCCTCGAATTCAAATATGCTCAGGGTGCAAAACCAGGTCTGGGAGGACATCTCCTCGGCGACAAAAACACCCCTGCAGTCGCAAAAATGAGAGAGGCTGTTCCCTGGACTTCTCTATTCTCTCCCTTTCCTTTCCATAGTGTCTATTCAGTCGAAGACCACAAAAAGCACATTGACTGGGTAAAACAGATAAATCCTGAAGCTTTAATTTCGGTTAAGGTTTCAACGCCTTCAGATGTGGATATGGTAGCAGTTGGAAGTTATTATGCAGGAGCTAATATTATTCATCTGGATGGAGGTTACGGAGGAACTGGTGCTGCTCCTGAAATTGCCAAAAAAAATATTGCTATGCCCATAGAGTATGCCATTACAAAGGTTCATAAATTTCTCCTTGGAGAGGGTGTCCGAGATGAAATAGTACTTATGGCAAGCGGAGGAATTAGAAATGCCTATGACATAGCAAAAGCTATTGCCCTCGGTGCAGATGGAGCAATAATAGGAACAGCAGAACTTGTTGTCCTTGGATGTGTGAGGTGTGGTAATTGTGAAAGCGGAAGAGGATGTCCCCGTGGTATTGCAACAACTGACCCTGAGCTTGATAAACAAATCAGCCCCTCCTGGGGAGCTCAACGCATAATAAATCTTTATGCAGTATGGCAAAAACAATTGAAACTGATTCTCTACCAGCTTGGGTTAAAAGACATAAATGAATTGAGAGGTCGAACTGATTTCTTGAGGTATGCAGATGAAAAATAA